One genomic window of Parabacteroides pacaensis includes the following:
- a CDS encoding L-lactate permease — MEIFLASLPIILLIALMGVFKMSGDKSSVITLGVTIVLALTAFHLSGTDTFNSFLYGAIKAISPILIIIWMAIYSYNVLVLTKKMEILKQQFASISTDKSIQVLLITWGFGGLLEAMAGFGTAVAIPAAILIGLGFKPGFSALVSLIANSVATAFGAVGTPVIVLAQETGLSVHELSSTIVLQQSVLMFLIPFILVFLSDPHLKSLPKNLLLSVAVGSVSFLAQYLAACYLGAETPAILGSLASILVIILLAKVFRKHTQEKETITPIKYTTGQIFQAWIVYILILGLVIITSPLFPAIRNTLDGLLISPIQISILGVPKLYPIHWLTHTGLLLFIGAFAGGFIQGASVGALLQELWKTLVQLKKTIITVICLVSLSTIMDTAGMINILAVALATATGALYPLFAPAIGALGTFLTGSDTSANILFGKLQAQVAANIGVDPTWLSASNTVGATGGKIISPQSIAIATSASGHEGQEGNILKSSLPYAIGYVIIAGVLVYFFS, encoded by the coding sequence ATGGAAATTTTTTTAGCTTCTCTACCTATTATACTCCTGATCGCATTGATGGGAGTATTTAAAATGTCTGGTGATAAAAGCAGTGTGATTACCTTAGGTGTCACTATTGTACTCGCACTCACTGCCTTCCACCTTTCGGGAACGGATACATTCAATTCCTTTTTATATGGGGCAATAAAAGCGATCTCTCCCATTTTGATTATTATCTGGATGGCTATATACAGCTATAATGTGTTAGTATTAACTAAGAAGATGGAAATCTTAAAACAACAATTCGCTTCTATCTCAACAGATAAAAGTATCCAGGTATTACTTATTACCTGGGGATTCGGCGGATTGCTCGAAGCCATGGCAGGGTTCGGTACGGCAGTAGCCATACCGGCAGCTATCCTGATCGGCCTGGGATTCAAACCCGGATTTTCTGCACTGGTCAGTTTGATTGCCAATAGTGTAGCAACAGCCTTTGGAGCGGTAGGGACCCCGGTCATTGTGCTAGCACAAGAAACGGGATTATCCGTTCATGAATTAAGCAGTACCATTGTACTACAACAATCCGTTTTAATGTTCCTTATTCCTTTTATTCTGGTTTTTCTTTCCGATCCTCATCTTAAATCTCTCCCTAAGAATCTACTACTCAGCGTTGCAGTAGGTAGCGTATCCTTCCTGGCGCAATATCTGGCAGCCTGCTATCTGGGAGCGGAAACTCCCGCTATATTAGGTAGCTTGGCTTCCATTTTAGTAATTATTCTATTAGCGAAAGTTTTTCGGAAACATACCCAAGAAAAAGAAACGATAACACCCATTAAATACACTACCGGCCAAATTTTCCAAGCTTGGATAGTCTATATACTGATACTGGGATTAGTAATTATTACCAGTCCTTTATTTCCGGCTATTCGAAACACACTGGACGGGTTGTTAATCAGTCCGATTCAGATTTCGATCCTCGGCGTACCTAAATTATATCCCATTCACTGGCTCACTCATACCGGCTTATTACTATTTATAGGAGCCTTTGCCGGAGGATTCATACAAGGAGCAAGCGTTGGTGCGCTTTTACAAGAACTTTGGAAAACATTGGTACAATTAAAAAAGACGATCATCACGGTTATTTGCCTGGTAAGCCTTTCTACCATTATGGATACGGCAGGAATGATAAACATTCTGGCGGTTGCCTTGGCAACGGCAACAGGAGCACTTTATCCCTTATTTGCACCTGCCATTGGAGCATTAGGAACATTTTTAACAGGAAGTGATACCTCTGCTAACATACTTTTTGGTAAATTGCAGGCCCAAGTAGCAGCAAATATCGGCGTAGATCCTACTTGGCTCTCCGCTTCTAACACAGTGGGTGCTACCGGAGGAAAGATAATTTCGCCGCAAAGTATTGCTATTGCTACCTCTGCCAGCGGGCACGAAGGGCAAGAAGGAAATATTCTGAAATCTTCTTTGCCGTATGCCATAGGATATGTAATTATTGCGGGAGTATTAGTGTACTTCTTTAGTTAG
- a CDS encoding SAM-dependent methyltransferase — MQASLFLIPVTLGDTPVNQVLPSYNRDIILRIKHFIVENVRTARRFLKKVEPSLVIDELTFYELNKHTSPEDVAGYLAPLSNGFPVGVISEAGCPAVADPGADVVAIAQKKNCKVVPLVGPSSILMSVMGSGFNGQSFAFHGYLPIDGVERANKIKKLEQRIYSENQTQLFIETPYRNNKLAEELIKICKPSTKLCIASNITCEDEYIKTRGVKEWIGKIPDLSKKPTIFLIYK, encoded by the coding sequence ATGCAAGCATCTCTTTTTCTGATTCCTGTCACTTTGGGAGATACCCCTGTCAATCAAGTGCTCCCTTCATATAATCGGGATATTATTCTCCGGATAAAACATTTTATTGTAGAAAATGTCCGTACAGCCCGACGTTTCCTGAAAAAAGTAGAGCCTTCCCTGGTAATTGACGAACTGACATTTTATGAACTTAATAAACATACTTCCCCGGAAGATGTGGCAGGTTACCTTGCTCCTTTGTCAAACGGCTTTCCTGTAGGAGTTATATCCGAAGCCGGCTGTCCGGCGGTAGCTGATCCTGGTGCTGATGTGGTGGCGATTGCTCAAAAGAAGAATTGTAAAGTTGTGCCGTTAGTGGGACCTTCGTCCATCCTGATGTCGGTAATGGGCTCCGGCTTTAATGGACAAAGTTTTGCTTTCCACGGTTATTTACCTATCGATGGAGTAGAACGCGCAAATAAGATAAAAAAGCTGGAACAACGTATATATTCGGAGAATCAGACACAGTTGTTTATCGAAACTCCTTATCGCAATAACAAGCTGGCAGAAGAATTGATAAAAATTTGCAAACCTTCTACCAAACTTTGTATCGCTTCAAATATTACTTGCGAAGATGAATATATTAAAACACGGGGAGTAAAAGAGTGGATTGGCAAGATACCGGATTTATCGAAAAAGCCTACTATATTTTTAATCTATAAATAA
- a CDS encoding (Fe-S)-binding protein, with protein sequence MKVGLFIPCYINAIYPQVGVASYELLTSLGVDVDYPLDQTCCGQPMANAGFEQDSTQLAKHMDQLFEQYDYVVGPSASCVVFVKDNYGKLLHKDKEECIASRIYDICEFLHDIVKVDKLDAYFPHKVSIQNSCHGVRLLHLSSPSELNIPYYSKLKDLLSLVKGIEIAEPARPDECCGFGGMFAVEEQAVSVCMGEDKVNYHIATGAEYIVGADSSCLMHMQGVIQREKLPVKIIHIVEILNAKQ encoded by the coding sequence ATGAAAGTCGGTTTATTTATTCCTTGTTATATCAATGCCATCTATCCCCAGGTCGGAGTGGCCTCTTATGAACTTCTTACCTCATTAGGAGTTGATGTGGATTATCCGCTCGATCAAACTTGTTGCGGGCAACCTATGGCAAATGCCGGATTCGAACAAGATTCCACTCAATTAGCCAAGCACATGGATCAATTGTTCGAACAATACGATTATGTAGTAGGTCCTTCTGCCAGTTGTGTAGTATTTGTAAAAGATAACTACGGCAAGTTGCTTCATAAAGATAAGGAAGAATGTATTGCTTCCCGGATATATGACATCTGCGAGTTTTTACACGATATCGTCAAAGTAGATAAGCTGGATGCTTACTTTCCTCATAAGGTAAGTATTCAAAACAGTTGTCACGGAGTACGGTTATTACACCTTTCTTCACCCAGCGAGCTCAATATTCCTTACTATTCCAAATTGAAAGACCTGCTTTCTTTAGTAAAAGGAATCGAAATAGCCGAACCAGCCCGCCCGGACGAATGTTGTGGCTTCGGCGGTATGTTTGCAGTGGAAGAACAAGCCGTATCCGTATGCATGGGAGAAGACAAAGTAAACTATCATATAGCAACCGGAGCCGAGTATATCGTCGGAGCCGACAGTTCTTGCCTGATGCACATGCAAGGAGTGATCCAGCGGGAAAAACTACCCGTTAAAATTATCCATATAGTTGAAATATTAAATGCAAAACAATGA
- a CDS encoding MFS transporter: protein MTKDKLLSPSFCYILAANFLLFFAFYLILPVLPFYLREEFQVGRSMIGFILSCYTVACLCVRPFSGYLLDTFNRKPLYLLSFFVFTLIFGGYMIATVMALFIAFRIIHGAAFGMVTVAGSTIVIDILPSSRRGEGLGYYGLANNIAMSFGPMTGMFMYASCSYDFIFTCSLISSSLGVFMAFLVKTPKKQPVKREPVSLDRFFLVKGLSAGISLLLLSIPYGMTTTYVAMYAEEIGIMVSSGLYFTFMAVGLAVSRLFSGRQVDKGRITLVISWGMYLACISFFALSACKELVKWNVSLTSYLFLGIALMQGVAFGTMFPAFNTLFVNLAPNSLRGTATSTYLTSWDVGIGIGLMVGGSIAEIFGGFSQAYLFGGCLTVLSTVFFVLKAGPYFNKHKLR, encoded by the coding sequence ATGACAAAAGATAAATTATTATCTCCCAGTTTTTGCTATATCCTGGCAGCGAACTTTCTGCTGTTTTTTGCATTTTACCTGATATTGCCTGTCCTTCCGTTCTATTTAAGAGAAGAATTTCAGGTAGGACGGTCGATGATCGGTTTTATACTGTCTTGCTATACAGTAGCTTGCTTGTGTGTACGACCTTTTTCAGGATATTTGTTAGATACCTTCAACCGGAAACCGTTATATCTACTCTCGTTTTTTGTCTTTACTCTTATTTTCGGTGGCTACATGATAGCTACAGTGATGGCTTTATTTATCGCCTTTCGTATTATTCACGGAGCAGCTTTCGGTATGGTAACCGTAGCAGGGAGTACGATAGTGATCGATATTTTGCCTTCGTCTCGCCGGGGGGAAGGTCTAGGATACTATGGGTTAGCTAATAATATCGCCATGAGTTTCGGTCCTATGACCGGTATGTTTATGTATGCCTCTTGCAGTTACGATTTTATCTTTACCTGCTCTTTGATATCCAGTAGTTTAGGTGTATTTATGGCGTTTCTGGTGAAAACACCTAAAAAGCAACCGGTAAAACGTGAACCTGTTTCGCTGGATCGTTTCTTTTTGGTGAAGGGACTTTCTGCCGGAATCTCTTTATTACTTCTTTCTATTCCTTACGGCATGACTACTACCTATGTTGCTATGTATGCGGAAGAAATAGGAATAATGGTAAGTTCCGGGCTCTATTTTACTTTTATGGCAGTGGGGCTTGCCGTTTCCCGGTTATTTTCCGGAAGACAAGTGGATAAAGGACGTATCACTCTGGTTATTTCATGGGGTATGTATCTGGCTTGTATTAGTTTTTTTGCTTTATCGGCTTGTAAAGAATTGGTGAAATGGAACGTCTCTTTGACTTCTTATCTGTTTTTGGGGATTGCTCTGATGCAAGGTGTGGCATTCGGTACTATGTTTCCGGCTTTTAATACTTTGTTTGTTAACTTAGCACCCAACAGCCTCCGAGGAACTGCTACTTCCACTTATTTGACCAGTTGGGATGTAGGGATTGGGATCGGTTTGATGGTAGGAGGAAGCATTGCGGAAATATTCGGAGGTTTTAGCCAGGCTTATTTGTTCGGAGGCTGTCTTACCGTATTATCTACTGTCTTTTTCGTGTTGAAAGCAGGGCCTTATTTTAATAAACATAAGTTGAGGTAA
- a CDS encoding LutC/YkgG family protein, with amino-acid sequence MTSKEAIYQCIRQHAHTPYEMPEMFFQPLTFTDKIDRFKAAIKTTAGEILEVENGEDVNNLIRQHYPDAKRIASNLPEITCATFNPDDVADPRDLNGTDVCIVKGEFGVIENGAIWLKKTVRHKAVYFISEALVILLDKNKLLDNMHEAYNVPDFDDYDFGTFISGPSKTADIEQALVVGAHGAKEVTVILV; translated from the coding sequence ATGACAAGTAAAGAAGCTATATACCAATGTATCCGGCAACATGCGCATACACCTTATGAAATGCCGGAAATGTTTTTTCAGCCCCTCACTTTTACGGATAAAATAGACCGGTTTAAAGCAGCTATCAAAACCACGGCAGGGGAAATACTGGAAGTAGAAAATGGGGAAGATGTAAATAATCTTATCCGGCAACATTACCCGGATGCAAAACGGATCGCCTCTAATCTGCCGGAAATAACTTGTGCGACTTTTAATCCGGATGATGTTGCAGATCCTCGTGACTTAAACGGCACGGATGTTTGTATCGTAAAAGGGGAATTCGGGGTAATCGAAAATGGAGCAATTTGGCTAAAGAAAACCGTACGCCACAAAGCAGTCTATTTTATTTCGGAGGCATTGGTTATTTTATTAGATAAAAACAAGTTGCTGGATAATATGCACGAAGCTTATAACGTACCTGATTTTGATGATTATGACTTCGGCACATTTATTTCCGGACCTTCCAAAACAGCCGATATCGAACAGGCTTTGGTTGTAGGGGCACATGGAGCTAAAGAGGTAACGGTGATATTGGTTTAA
- a CDS encoding methyltransferase RsmF C-terminal domain-like protein — translation MALPLDFITRTKTLLGEKEYNLLEAALQTEPPVSIRLNPKKATNILSAELAPVPWSKWGYYLPERLSFTFDPLFHAGVYYVQEASSMFLEQALREYVKQPVRCLDLCAAPGGKSTHLLSLLPEGSLLVSNEVIRNRSNILAENISKWGNPATIVTNNDPEEIGKLTHFFDVIVTDVPCSGEGMFRKDTDSTGEWSTANVQLCASRQRRIIHDIWGALAPGGLLIYSTCTYNTEEDEENIEYITRELGAEVLSLPVIPEWNITGALKGSHPVYRFFPHRTCGEGFFLAILRKKEGTRTEIKYRKKEKSFSLPVPPIVKQWVRQTDQYQIEMRGENIQAIPKTIYSSYNLLSGYLHILSAGIHLGEVKGKNVIPSQALALSVALNTEAFTCAEISWEEAILYLKKEAVSLPESLPKGYVLLTYKHIPLGFVKHLGNRSNNLYPSEWRIRSSYWPENPKFL, via the coding sequence ATGGCACTTCCTCTAGATTTTATCACACGTACAAAAACATTATTAGGAGAAAAGGAATATAACTTACTTGAAGCCGCCCTGCAGACAGAACCGCCTGTAAGCATTCGTCTCAATCCTAAAAAGGCGACAAATATACTATCGGCGGAACTAGCACCTGTTCCCTGGAGTAAATGGGGATATTACTTACCTGAACGGTTATCCTTTACTTTCGACCCTTTATTTCATGCCGGTGTTTATTACGTCCAGGAAGCTTCGTCTATGTTTCTGGAACAAGCGCTACGGGAATATGTCAAACAGCCGGTACGTTGTCTTGACCTTTGTGCCGCTCCGGGAGGAAAATCGACTCATCTTTTGTCGCTCCTTCCTGAAGGGAGCTTACTGGTTAGCAATGAAGTAATCCGTAACCGGAGTAACATTTTAGCAGAAAATATAAGCAAATGGGGTAATCCGGCTACCATCGTTACGAATAATGATCCGGAAGAAATAGGAAAGCTTACTCACTTCTTCGATGTGATCGTGACGGATGTACCTTGTTCCGGTGAAGGTATGTTCCGCAAAGATACCGACAGTACAGGAGAATGGAGCACAGCAAATGTACAGCTTTGTGCATCCCGCCAACGACGCATTATCCACGATATTTGGGGGGCCTTGGCGCCCGGAGGATTACTAATCTATAGTACTTGTACTTACAATACGGAAGAAGACGAAGAAAATATTGAATATATAACTCGCGAATTAGGAGCGGAAGTACTTTCTCTGCCTGTTATTCCGGAATGGAATATTACCGGAGCACTTAAAGGTTCCCATCCGGTCTACCGTTTTTTCCCTCACCGTACCTGCGGAGAAGGCTTCTTTTTGGCTATCTTACGGAAAAAGGAAGGGACAAGAACAGAGATAAAGTACCGGAAAAAAGAAAAAAGTTTTTCCTTGCCTGTTCCACCTATCGTAAAGCAATGGGTAAGGCAAACAGATCAATATCAGATAGAAATGCGAGGAGAAAACATTCAGGCAATTCCTAAAACTATTTACTCTTCCTATAATCTTTTATCCGGCTACTTACATATCTTATCTGCCGGTATTCATTTGGGAGAAGTGAAAGGGAAAAATGTAATTCCTTCTCAAGCTCTCGCCCTTTCCGTAGCTCTGAATACAGAAGCTTTTACTTGTGCAGAAATCAGTTGGGAAGAAGCTATCTTATATCTTAAAAAAGAAGCGGTTTCTTTACCGGAAAGTTTGCCGAAAGGATACGTGTTACTTACTTACAAACATATTCCCTTGGGCTTTGTAAAACATTTGGGCAACCGTTCCAACAATTTATATCCCTCGGAATGGCGTATCAGAAGCTCTTATTGGCCGGAGAATCCCAAATTTCTATAA
- a CDS encoding nitroreductase family protein: MEIRKELWRIVWAGLVVVIIGSGCKPDPANPTKEKYNPVITNILNRKSVRQYTERPVEEEKVELLLRAGMASPSARDLRPWEFIVIKNRPTLDSLAAALPFGKMLAQAPLAIVVCGDTVRSERLWVEDCAMVAQNILLAAESLNLGAVFTAVYPYPDRLKAVNKYTRLPAHIVPLTIIPVGYPQGKQTPKDKFDAKKIHYETYSHR, encoded by the coding sequence ATGGAAATAAGGAAAGAATTGTGGAGAATCGTATGGGCAGGGTTGGTAGTAGTCATTATAGGATCCGGTTGTAAGCCGGATCCTGCCAACCCTACAAAAGAAAAATATAATCCGGTTATTACCAATATCCTGAACCGGAAAAGTGTCCGCCAATATACGGAGCGTCCCGTAGAAGAAGAAAAAGTAGAACTATTACTCCGTGCCGGTATGGCATCTCCTTCAGCACGTGATTTACGTCCTTGGGAGTTTATTGTTATTAAGAACCGGCCAACCTTGGATTCTCTGGCAGCCGCTTTGCCTTTTGGTAAAATGTTGGCACAAGCACCTCTGGCTATTGTGGTATGCGGCGATACGGTACGATCGGAACGATTATGGGTAGAAGATTGTGCTATGGTAGCACAAAATATTCTCCTAGCTGCCGAATCCCTGAATTTGGGAGCCGTCTTTACGGCTGTCTATCCTTACCCCGACCGGCTAAAAGCAGTGAATAAGTACACCCGGTTACCTGCGCATATTGTTCCGCTTACCATTATTCCGGTAGGTTATCCGCAAGGGAAACAAACGCCGAAAGACAAATTCGATGCAAAGAAAATCCATTACGAAACCTATTCTCATCGATAG
- a CDS encoding S41 family peptidase: protein MRTFLKNSVVLTLFLGLLCAACQNETSREVQNMETFARLYGYARWFHPSDEAQEIDWDKFAVLGIQKVENVTSDQALRDTLYQLFSPIVQGLQIYETRNPEAFNSDVLLSPDKNAKPVAWQHSGVYLNNKSNIYQSARIHQKNFDKNTNAALVCKISKNPSDFQGKEVKLSGHFKTKNSNKESVKLFIQYFFQNDNQIQDAVIEAADWKEFGCSVKIPENVIAVAYGLWILDNCEVWADDFEFLVKKGGKWESIDKVNMGFESGEINGNQAEDWQVLNMKNCTFEVTDKDAYSGKYSLKLAFDFTGKIFDRMPQFGEIVNEPIGNNLTCVIPLVLQTNDLATYPKSETLSFIRLKSEMDSIHLSSEFNMQVNLASVVVAWNVLQHFFPYFDVIDTDWNKVLGETLKSTLENKQKEDYFITISQMFAKLDDGHGIVFDEHMFCLPIRTELIENKIVVTASNDSLLKRGDIIKKIDGKSAMAELEEKEKIISGSPQLRRHRALNIWGGKFNSGDTKLMIERDGKEQNVTVPNSSRGNMFFNPINDHKYLTETIVEIEPQIYYVNMTNSTEDDFNKKIDVLANAKAVIYDQRGGKELNFFHIIPHLIEKPVMSAWWNVPQTIYPDRKEVEFSKSNWDIQPKQPLFKSKTIIINVPSVVSSGETAMGIIDHYNLATTVGETTAGCNGNVNTIKLPYGYSAWFTGMKVLKHDGKQLYIKGFQPDYPVTKTLQAIKEGRDEYLEKALEIARGE, encoded by the coding sequence ATGCGAACATTTTTAAAAAACAGCGTGGTACTGACTCTTTTTTTAGGGTTGCTTTGTGCTGCTTGTCAAAATGAAACAAGCCGGGAAGTACAGAACATGGAAACTTTTGCCCGATTGTATGGATATGCCCGATGGTTTCATCCGAGCGATGAAGCGCAAGAAATTGATTGGGATAAATTTGCCGTACTTGGCATTCAAAAAGTGGAAAATGTCACATCAGACCAAGCATTGCGTGATACATTATATCAACTTTTTTCTCCCATCGTGCAAGGACTGCAAATTTACGAAACAAGAAACCCCGAAGCATTCAATTCAGATGTTCTTTTATCGCCTGACAAAAATGCAAAACCTGTTGCCTGGCAACATTCCGGAGTTTATTTGAATAATAAGTCCAACATTTACCAAAGTGCAAGAATCCATCAAAAAAATTTTGATAAAAATACAAATGCCGCACTAGTATGTAAGATTTCTAAGAATCCATCTGATTTTCAAGGAAAAGAAGTTAAACTTTCAGGACATTTCAAAACAAAAAACTCAAACAAAGAAAGTGTAAAGTTATTTATTCAATACTTTTTTCAGAATGACAACCAAATACAGGATGCAGTTATTGAAGCAGCAGATTGGAAAGAATTCGGATGTAGCGTAAAAATACCGGAAAATGTTATTGCGGTGGCTTATGGCTTATGGATATTGGATAATTGTGAAGTTTGGGCAGACGATTTTGAATTTCTTGTGAAGAAGGGTGGGAAATGGGAATCTATCGATAAGGTCAATATGGGATTTGAAAGTGGCGAGATTAACGGAAATCAAGCCGAAGATTGGCAAGTCTTGAATATGAAGAATTGTACATTCGAAGTAACGGATAAAGATGCTTATTCAGGAAAATATAGTCTTAAACTCGCGTTTGATTTTACAGGAAAAATATTTGACCGGATGCCGCAATTTGGCGAAATTGTTAACGAGCCGATAGGTAACAACTTGACTTGTGTAATTCCATTAGTTTTGCAAACAAATGACTTGGCTACTTATCCCAAATCTGAAACTTTATCCTTTATTCGTCTGAAATCTGAAATGGATAGTATTCACCTTTCCAGTGAATTCAATATGCAAGTAAATCTGGCGAGTGTGGTAGTTGCATGGAATGTATTGCAACACTTTTTCCCCTATTTCGATGTGATTGATACGGATTGGAATAAGGTGTTAGGTGAAACGCTGAAAAGTACGCTTGAAAATAAGCAAAAGGAAGATTATTTTATAACTATAAGCCAAATGTTTGCCAAACTTGATGATGGACATGGGATTGTTTTTGACGAACACATGTTTTGTTTGCCCATTAGGACAGAGTTGATTGAAAACAAAATTGTCGTTACTGCATCCAATGATTCTTTATTGAAAAGAGGTGATATTATTAAGAAAATAGATGGCAAATCAGCTATGGCGGAATTGGAGGAAAAGGAGAAAATCATATCCGGCTCACCACAATTACGGAGACACAGGGCGTTGAATATTTGGGGAGGTAAATTTAATTCGGGCGATACTAAACTTATGATCGAGCGGGATGGCAAAGAGCAAAATGTCACGGTTCCAAATTCAAGTCGTGGAAACATGTTTTTCAACCCAATTAACGACCATAAATACTTAACTGAAACAATTGTGGAAATAGAGCCCCAAATTTATTATGTCAATATGACCAATAGTACGGAAGATGATTTTAATAAAAAAATAGATGTATTGGCAAATGCAAAAGCCGTGATTTATGACCAAAGAGGTGGAAAAGAATTGAATTTTTTCCATATTATTCCTCATTTGATTGAAAAGCCGGTAATGTCTGCTTGGTGGAATGTCCCGCAAACTATTTATCCTGATCGAAAAGAAGTGGAATTCAGTAAATCCAATTGGGATATTCAACCCAAACAGCCCTTATTTAAGTCTAAAACTATCATTATTAATGTGCCGTCGGTGGTAAGTTCGGGGGAAACGGCGATGGGTATTATTGATCATTACAATTTGGCAACTACTGTCGGAGAGACAACGGCGGGTTGTAACGGAAATGTCAATACAATAAAACTGCCTTATGGATATTCTGCGTGGTTTACAGGAATGAAAGTGTTGAAGCACGATGGCAAACAACTTTATATTAAAGGATTTCAACCTGACTATCCTGTAACCAAGACGCTTCAAGCCATTAAGGAAGGACGGGATGAATATTTGGAAAAGGCTTTGGAGATTGCCAGAGGTGAATAA
- a CDS encoding lactate utilization protein B, whose protein sequence is MSSKHAKAAEAFTANKERMHWHDQALFIVREKRDKMAHQIPEWEDLREMASRIKLHTITHWTDYLDQFEKNATANGIHIHWAKDADEHNRIVLDILQQHNAKHLIKSKSMLMEECNMAPFLEAQGIEVVESDLGERIMQLMHKPPSHIVLPAIHVKREEVGEVFEKYLHTEKGNSDPTYLTHAARKNLRQYFLHSDVAMTGVNFGVASSGAFVVCTNEGNADMGTSFPKLHIASMGIEKLVPDYKSLAVFIRLLARSATGQPATTYTSHYKKPVEGQEMHLILVDNGRSKYLGNPGHFQSLKCIRCGACMNTCPVYRRSGGYSYTYFIPGPIGINLGMLRSPQKYHDNVSACSLCYSCSNVCPVKIDLAEQIYRWRQELDSLHLADPKKKFMSEGMRFVMSSSALFYAAIKAGTLLKYVPRFLLYSRINDWGIGREMPQFTSETFNAMWKKGKLTPPPTQVGQQPVKNEQNDK, encoded by the coding sequence ATGAGTAGCAAACATGCCAAAGCGGCCGAAGCATTCACCGCCAATAAAGAACGGATGCACTGGCATGACCAGGCTCTTTTTATTGTCCGCGAAAAACGCGACAAAATGGCTCACCAGATCCCCGAATGGGAAGATCTTCGCGAAATGGCAAGCCGGATTAAACTTCATACGATAACTCATTGGACTGATTATCTCGACCAGTTTGAGAAAAATGCGACGGCAAACGGTATTCACATCCATTGGGCTAAAGATGCCGACGAACATAACCGGATCGTCCTGGACATTCTGCAACAACATAACGCCAAACATTTAATCAAGAGCAAATCCATGCTCATGGAAGAATGTAATATGGCTCCTTTCCTGGAAGCGCAAGGTATCGAGGTGGTAGAAAGCGATTTGGGAGAACGCATCATGCAGCTTATGCACAAGCCCCCCAGTCACATTGTTTTACCTGCCATCCATGTAAAAAGGGAAGAAGTGGGAGAAGTATTTGAAAAATACTTACACACGGAAAAAGGGAACAGTGATCCTACTTATTTAACTCATGCAGCCCGAAAGAACCTGCGGCAATATTTTCTGCATTCCGACGTAGCGATGACCGGTGTAAATTTCGGGGTAGCTTCTTCCGGAGCTTTTGTGGTATGCACAAATGAAGGAAATGCCGATATGGGAACTTCATTTCCCAAGTTACATATCGCCAGTATGGGGATAGAAAAGTTAGTTCCGGACTATAAATCGCTTGCTGTCTTTATCCGGCTTTTAGCCAGATCGGCAACCGGCCAACCGGCTACTACCTATACTTCCCATTACAAAAAACCGGTAGAAGGCCAGGAAATGCACCTGATCCTGGTAGACAACGGTCGAAGCAAGTATCTAGGCAATCCGGGGCATTTCCAATCATTAAAATGTATCCGTTGCGGAGCCTGTATGAATACTTGCCCGGTGTACCGGAGAAGCGGCGGTTATTCATATACTTATTTTATCCCCGGTCCTATCGGAATTAATCTGGGAATGCTCCGTTCCCCTCAAAAGTATCATGATAACGTATCGGCTTGCTCGCTTTGTTATTCTTGTTCCAATGTTTGCCCGGTGAAGATCGATCTTGCGGAACAAATCTATCGTTGGCGGCAAGAACTGGATTCTTTACATTTAGCGGACCCGAAGAAAAAATTTATGTCGGAAGGGATGCGGTTTGTCATGAGTAGTTCAGCTCTTTTCTATGCGGCTATCAAAGCCGGAACATTATTGAAATATGTTCCTCGTTTCCTTTTATACAGCCGGATCAACGATTGGGGTATCGGTAGGGAAATGCCTCAATTCACTTCGGAAACTTTTAATGCGATGTGGAAAAAAGGTAAACTTACGCCTCCACCTACACAAGTCGGACAACAACCTGTAAAAAATGAACAAAATGACAAGTAA